The genomic window GTGCGGGCGAACTCCACGTAGTCGAAGGGGAGGACGTCCGCGTTCGCCATCCGCATCACCATCGCGGCGCCGACCTGCGCGGCGGCGGTGTGGCGGCGGAAGTCCGGGTCGCCATAGCGCGACATCCAGTTGAACGAGTCGTACTGCGAGTGGTAGACGCCGTACCGGCCGCTGAACCCCCAGTCCGCGTGCGGAATGCCCAGGTGGTTGTAGAAGCCGGCGAAGTCCGAGCCGCCGCCGGGGTCACCCATTGCGGGCTCCAGCGAGTCCGCCGCCAGCCCGGCCGTGCGCCGCCACGCCTGGTAGATGCTCCCGTTGCCGGACGGGTCGGGCACCGTCCGCGCCACGTCGCGCACCAGCTCGCGCAGCGATGGCGACGCGCTCCCGCCGAAGTTGGGCCCGGTCGCGGAGACGTCGATGTTGAAGTACGCCGCGGCGCCCCGCACCAGACGCGCCGAGTCCTGCTCCACGAACTCGGTGGAGCCGATCAGCCCCCACTCCTCCGCGTCCCAGGTGGCGAAGACGATGGTGCGGCGCGGGCGGTTGCCGGCGCGCACCTGCTCGGCCACGGCGCGCGCGGCCTCCAGCACGGATACGGTGCCGCTCACGTTGTCCGCCGCGCCGGGGCCCCAGCCGTCGCGGTGGGCGCCCACCAGCACCAGCTCGTCCGGGAACTCGCTTCCGCGGATCGTCCCCAGGGTGTTCCAGATCTCCTTGTACGCGGCGGGGGTGCGCGCGTCCGTTTCCACCGCCACGCGCGCCACCACCGGCCCGGCGCCGATGCGGTAGCGGAAGGGAAGCCCGCCCTGCCACCCCGCCGGCACCTCGCGCCCGCCGAGGCCGCGCAGCAGCTCCGCCGCGTTGTCGTAGCCGATCGCCACCACCGGGATGTTGGGGATGGACATCACCATTGGCGCCGCGCGCGCGGTGTCGCGATCATCGGGGCGCATGCGGCCGTCGCGCCCGCGTACCATGCGGCCGGTACGCGCGGTGTCGCGCCGCGGAATGCCCATGACGGGCGGCGAGCGCCGCACTCCGCGCACCGAGGGGCGGTTGGGAGTGGTGGGGTCGCCGTTGCCGTTGAAGACGCTCCCGCGCTGGATGCCCGCGCCCGGGCGCATGGGGCCGTTGGGGTACGGCTGGCCGGTGCCGGGCCCGTCCTGCTCCGGGTCGCTGTACAGGATCAGGGCGATGGCGCCGTTCCGCTCCGCCTCGCGCGCCTTGATCCCGCGGAAGGAGCGCCCGTAGCGCGCCACCGCGATCTTGCCGCGCACCGAGATGCCGAGCGAGTCCAGCCGCGCGTAGTCCTCGATCAGCCCGAAGTTGACGTAGACGAGCTCGCCCTGCACGTCGCCCGCGGCGCTGTAGCCGTTGGCGGCGGGGTACTGCCAAGCCGTGGAGGTGGAGTCGCCCGGCACCGGCGGCTCGGCCGTGGGCAGCTCTCGCGGCTGCGGCGACACGCGCCACACCCGCGCCGAGGTGGCGTGGGGAAGAAAGACGCTGTACGTCCTCACCTCCGTCTCCAGCCCCATGGCGCGCATCTGCTGGATGACGTAGTCGCGGGTGCGCGCCTGCGCCGGCGTCCCCGCCACGTGCGGCTCCGCGGAGAGGATGCGCGAGTGGGCGCGCGCCCTGTCCGGCTGGGGGACGCGTAGGGCGGCGGCCTCGGCCGCGCGCTGGCGCTGCGCGGCGGCGGTCGAGTACCCC from Longimicrobium sp. includes these protein-coding regions:
- a CDS encoding M20/M25/M40 family metallo-hydrolase, translated to MPVLVRFVPVAVLASATLLQAQQPALTGYSTAAAQRQRAAEAAALRVPQPDRARAHSRILSAEPHVAGTPAQARTRDYVIQQMRAMGLETEVRTYSVFLPHATSARVWRVSPQPRELPTAEPPVPGDSTSTAWQYPAANGYSAAGDVQGELVYVNFGLIEDYARLDSLGISVRGKIAVARYGRSFRGIKAREAERNGAIALILYSDPEQDGPGTGQPYPNGPMRPGAGIQRGSVFNGNGDPTTPNRPSVRGVRRSPPVMGIPRRDTARTGRMVRGRDGRMRPDDRDTARAAPMVMSIPNIPVVAIGYDNAAELLRGLGGREVPAGWQGGLPFRYRIGAGPVVARVAVETDARTPAAYKEIWNTLGTIRGSEFPDELVLVGAHRDGWGPGAADNVSGTVSVLEAARAVAEQVRAGNRPRRTIVFATWDAEEWGLIGSTEFVEQDSARLVRGAAAYFNIDVSATGPNFGGSASPSLRELVRDVARTVPDPSGNGSIYQAWRRTAGLAADSLEPAMGDPGGGSDFAGFYNHLGIPHADWGFSGRYGVYHSQYDSFNWMSRYGDPDFRRHTAAAQVGAAMVMRMANADVLPFDYVEFARTMRRYLPALDSSFRARGYSALNTDALRGAIDRMERAAVGLARARDEVLASRVPDRRTLTRANSSIRRVERALTRSRGLRSRPWFRSLIYAADENNGYANMVFPSVQEAVRADDRRLAEQELADLATRFLGATDALLNARDILTGDDRR